GGTCTCGCCAGGAAAAGGAAACGGATTTTTCCGCACATGACTGAAGACGACGCGCAATGGAACGGTATCGCCATGCTGGCGTGGACGACGGGATGCAGTTGCGTGCGCATGGACGCTGCGCCGCCCGGAGCACACGGTACGTGGCGACGCGGCGGCTGCGATCGAATCCGAGGCGCGCGCTTCGCGCCTTCGAGATCGAGTCGATGAATCGGGAGGCCTTCTGTCCATATGGCTCGACAATTTCCAGGATCAACGTGATCGAAGCGTCAACGCGGCGCCCCCTATGTCTACTGCATTCTCGCCCTTCCCGAACTCAGGAGGCACGAGGACAAGCAATGGGGCGGCCTTCTCCACGCCGCCGGAACCGACGCGAACGGCCTTTCGCCAACACGTCCATTACGACCGTCCCACGCAATGAATAACAACTTCGACTCCGCGCAATCTCAATCCGACGAACCCCGTTTCGAACAAGAACCTTCGCGCAATGGAAAGGCGGATCCTTCGCTGCTCGATGACATTCCGATCTCGCTGATGTTCGTCGTCGGCCGGCTTCGCACCACGCTCGGAGAATTACGTTCGATGACGCCCGGCGACGTCCTGGAACTCGGAAGAAATCCCCATGGTCAGGTGTCGATCGAAGCGCATGGCGTCACGATCGGATACGGGGAGTTCGTCGAGATCGGCAGCCGTGTGGCTGTGGAACTGATTCGGATGGATTTCTCGCCATGAACCGGGCCGCCATCGGCCCAATCTGCCTTCCGGTGCTGCTAGCGGCACCGAGAAACGGCCTCGTGAAGACTACCATGCTCGCTTGCAAGGCGTTCCAGCAAATGAGGCGACAGCCGGATTTGAGGACGGCCTCGTGCATGTCGGCGCGACGTTCGAAACGAATACAGAGACGTCGGAAATAGTGCGACCAGACCTGCGTACGCTCGACAACCCGGCAAGCCTCTCCGAGGCCGCTGCCGCGCCGCTCGTCGCGCTGGGCGACGCGGGTGGGGGCCACGCTCGTGCGCAGGATGCGTCGTTACGTGTCGTCGTCATAGCCACAGTCCGCATGAACGTGCTTGGGACGACTCGGCAGCCGGCCGCGCGCTCCCCCCGATCGGCACGAACGCATCGACCACAGGAGTCGGCTGCGCGACGTCATTCCGGTTGGCGTCCGTCAGGATCGCCGCGACCGGCGCGCCTCCGGAATCGGTGGCGACGTGGTGCTTGGAGCCGGGGCACGCAACCGGTGGGCTCGGGCCGGTTCTTCGCTCGCGCCAAGCGCACGAATCGACGAGGAGTCGATCGCCACACGCGCGAAATCGATCTGGTTTGCTGCGCGCGACTTGCGCCGGCAGCAGCGCGTGCAACTCGCCTCATACTCAGGCTCAAGCGGGCTCCGATGGCTGCTGCGCGGACACATTTCCAAGCGCGCGAAGATCAACGTTCGAGCACCCCGGGTTTTCCAGAGGCTCCCAATCTCGAGAAAATGGAGCCATGGAAAACGTCAAGAAGAAGTCACCAAGGTATTCGCCGGAAGTCGTGAACGGGTCGTTCGAATGATCCGCGAGCGCCACGGTTCGCGTGCAACGCCTTCAAATCAACCGGCGACTCGCTCCCCGGCTGGTGCGCCGCACCGAATGGCGTCCTTTTACCAGCCTCACCCACAATCCGTCTGCTTTCCGAGCAACGCCCCGTCCTTCGCAATTTTGCGTCTTCAACGCTCCAACATGACAGCGCCCTTGACGCTGTGACTCAGTGGGCTGCGCCTGGTTTGAATCAATCTGATGGCATCGCTGGCGGACGCTGGTTGAGCCGAGCGCAGTCCCAAGCTACGCGCTGAACGCATTCAACTCCGGCCGCCATTTCTCCTTCAGCACGACGCCGCGCTGCCGGTAGAACGCATCGAGTGCCTCGGGCGTTTCAATCACGCTCCATGTCCCGCGATCGCACATTGCGAGTGGAAACGATGCTTTCGCAACGGCTTCGCAGATCACGGCACCTTGCTCGTTCACCCGCATATGCGCGACGTAATTGTGCTGCGGGCCGTGCTGTATCAGCCTATGTGAGCCTGACGATGCCGTACGCACCGGATCGATCGCGCCGATGGCGACATTGAGCGCTTGCATGATGCGATGTTCGTCGCGACTGCCGCTCGGCACAGGAGCGCGATGCCCCGCCATATTGAGCATGTCGTGCATGTCGTAGTCGCCGGTGTAAGGAAGGCACTTCCAGAAATTCCCCGTCTCCCCCAATGGACCTCGCGTATTCTTGAGCAATGCCAGGCTGCCCTCGAGATCGTCGTGATTGACGGGATAGTAGCGCTGGCCCGAAGGTGTCGATCTCAGTGCATGGAACAACGCGGGAGTGTCGCGTTCATTCACAGCCGGGTCCATATAAAGACCGAGCAGCTTGTCGTTGGCCCAATGTCCGACATAGCCATCAATGTCCGCTCGTTCAATCTGCGCCAGCCTGCGTGGGGCATCCGTGCCGTAGACTTCTTGCATGGAAGCGGGCTTGATCGTCTTTTCGAGAATGTCGTGGCCTTTGGCAGGCGCACCGGCAGCCAGGCGCTTCAGGGTCAACTCGCCGCTTGCCCGGAAGCTGACCGCAAAAGCGCCCGATCGTGCGGCTGCCGATATGGCGCGAAGATGCTCTGGCCTGACAAACGTTCTTGCAATCTCGGCTTCGACGGATGTCAGTTCGCGGCTTGCGCCGAGGCGCGCGCGGCCCGTCACTGCCCGTGCTTTCGTGGCCAAGAGGACGGGCGGCCGAATCGGCACGCGCTGGACCAGATCAGCGTTGAGCGCGCTCAGTCCGGCCAGCGGACTCGCGCCCCGGTCGGAGTTGGCGACTTGCTGCGCTACGCTTGCGGTGTCATCGCGGGAAACGGATTCGGGCGGAAATGCATCTGCGATCATGCCGCGATTACGCATGACTTTCACGTTCCGGCTCCATCACGTTGGCGAGGTTGCGTAAGATGTGGTGCGATCAATGAGACGAAATCTCTTTACCATGGTCATCGTTTCCCGGCGGCGGTTATCAGCCACGCGGTACGCTGGTATTTCCAGTTCCCTCTCGGTCTGCGTGGCAAGGCTCGCGTCCGCGTCAACAACCGGACCGAAAACAGTCACTGCCCGACTCGAGAACGCGAACGCCGAATGCAAGGTTTCCGCGATCCCAAATGCACTCAGGTGTTCCGGCCGAACCTCGGCCCGATCCGACAGCACTTCGCGATCAAGCGACACCTGCTGCGTACCGTTCGCTATCGCAAACAACTCGCCACCCAGTTCAAGGCATGGCGGCTTTTCACCTGCCTCATCCAAAATCCATCTGCGTTCTGAACGGCCGCTGCCACTTTGCCCTTTTGCCCCTCCTACGTGACAAAACCTGCATTTCCAATCGCACAAAGATCAACGTCCGAGCTTTCCGGAACGCTTCTTGCGCGGGGGAACAACGGGACTGGGAGATTGCTTGCCGCTCGTGGGCCGAACCGATTGGATCGATGCGGACTCTCTTTTTTCGGAACGCTTGCGCTGGGGAGCAACGGGACCGGCAGATTGCTCGCCGCCCGCGGGCCGAACCGATTGGATCGATACGGACTCTCTTTTTTCGGAATGCTTGCGCGGGGGAGCAACGGGACCGGCAGATTGCTCGCCGCCCGTGGGCCGAACCGATTGGATCGATGCGGACTCTCTTGCCAATGCGACAGGATCGATCTGCCGCGATGCCACCTGGTGAGCCAGAACTTGATGCGTGGAAGCGCTGGACGACTTGATCGCCTCCAAGCCGAATATGTTGTGCAGGCCAGCCGAATTTTTGGAAGACGTCTCCACGTAATGCTGTATGAAGCTGGGCCGCCAACTCACTGGATTCTCGATGATTTCCGCGCAGCGTCGCTGTAGCTCGCCGGCATGGCTCTCGTCCTTACCGAGCGTCCGTCCTAGATCGATTTGCGCACGATAGTGATTGAACGCGGCCGCAGCCTCCTTCGTCATCTGATATCTGGCGACATAGGTATCCGGCGCCTCGGAGGCCCTCGGTGAGCTGTTCGCATGCCGGCCGAACTCGGAAGCAAAAAACTTATGCAAAGCCGCCTCCCCCTCGGCGTCGGTTGCGCCCATTGCCTTGACCCATTGCCGATAATCGCGTGCAATCAGGTCCGCTGCTGGCCGATCTCTTCTGCGCGTTCGCTCCAGAACGGTCCGATCCGGATCAACAATGCCATCGCGCAAGCGAACGCTCACGGTAGAGCCCTCTTTCTCGGAGACAATATTGCCCCCGACACTGAGTATCGGCTGGCCGGAGTTGACAGCCGAGTTGAAATTCGGCGCATCGCTGATCTTGTAGGATTCGCTCGCATTCAACCCGGCTCTCCATGTCGCGATGGTCGAAGACGATTGAGCAAATTGCTTGCGGCCCGCTCGATTGCCCAGCTCGCTAGACGCTAGGCTTCGCCGCCATTCCCGAGTCACGCCGATGCCTGCGTTCAATCCCAGGCCGCCGCCGAAATCGCTGCCGCCGGAGCCGATAAAGTTCACCCCTGCGCCGACGCTCGCCGAAGAGCCAATGACATACTCGTCCTTCTCGGTAACGCCAATGCCGATCTCTGCGGAATCGACATACTCTTGCGCAAACTTTTTCAACATCTCTTCGGCATTGGCTGCGTCACTGATGATCGAAAAGCAATCTTGCGCCCAGATTCGCCATGATTCCGCTGCCTTCCCCAAAACTCCGTTCATCGGCAAGAATCTGATGACCGCCCCTTTTTCCCAGGATTCCTCCCCATTGATGAGCTCCAAATTCACGGAACCGCCGGCACGCATGACATTGGCGAATTTAGGTCCGACGAATAGCGACGCTCCTATTTTTAATTTCCCGATGTTCCCTCTCGTCACGGCGATCAAGCCTCCTCCGTCTCTGCCGTCCCCACCTATCTCGACAGTGGCGACCCGCCCCCCTCCCACTCCGACTGTAGGCGAAAGGCTGACAAGCGAACCCAAAGACTGCCCTCCGCCGAAAGTGACTCCCCCTACCCCGCCGCTGGTCAGCTTCAAGGACTTTGACGGCCGGTAACGGGCCGCGACCTCGGAAAAGGCACTGAATATCGAATTCCGATCCGTTACTTCAGGTTTTTTCCCGTAGCCGGCATTCGAAAGAGACTGTAGGTCAACCAATTGACGATGGTAACTGTCTTCGCTCAGGCCAGTATCGGCGGCCCATCTCGTCAACACGCCTGCGCCAAAGCCGTCTTTCAGGTCCTCGGCGATCGATCTAAATTCCTCGCTTCTTTCAATCGCGTCATTTCTTCCATTCGCTATCGCAAGAGCCACCCATTTTTTCAAGTCGCCCGGCTTGACTGAAATTTTAGATGAAAATCCGTCGATCTTGATTTTTTCATAAACTCGCTCGACGATCGCCATCCTGGCCTTTTCCAAATTGCTCCTGTTTTCAATTTCCCTATATTTTGAAATCAATCCATCGAAGGCCCCGGAGCCCTTACTCCTAAATGCGTCCTCGCGCAGAAATCCGCCGAGAACAAGTCCTTCCGACAGCATGCCAACCGGGTTCTTTCGATGACCGAAAGCGCCTGCAATATCATTTCCGATGCGGGCGAGCCTGCCCTCCAGGCTCTTCCCTTTCGGAATCGCCCTGTCCGCGTATGTATTCAGTTTATAAATTCGCTCCGAAACGAGGCGAGCTTTTTTTTCATTGGCAATGTCATTCCGCCATTTAAAATATGCGACCTTTTGCTCCACCGGAATGTCTTTTCTCGCAGCCGTGCCGATGCGAATCTCTCCAATATCGGGCCCTGCCGCCAACGCAGCCCGTAGTTTTGATATCGCCCTGTTTACGACATCTTTATCCAATGGAAGACTGTTTGCAACTGACATGCTCGCGCCCGATTCGCTTGAATCGGCATCCAGCTTCCCGTTCAGCTCGGCAATGGTTGAAATGCCGCCACGAATCTCAAGCGGCAGCAATCGAAGCAGTTCTTCGGCGCACTGGAGGCCGTTTATCGCATCACC
This genomic stretch from Burkholderia oklahomensis C6786 harbors:
- a CDS encoding transposase, whose translation is MNETKSLYHGHRFPAAVISHAVRWYFQFPLGLRGKARVRVNNRTENSHCPTRERERRMQGFRDPKCTQVFRPNLGPIRQHFAIKRHLLRTVRYRKQLATQFKAWRLFTCLIQNPSAF
- a CDS encoding FliM/FliN family flagellar motor switch protein, yielding MNNNFDSAQSQSDEPRFEQEPSRNGKADPSLLDDIPISLMFVVGRLRTTLGELRSMTPGDVLELGRNPHGQVSIEAHGVTIGYGEFVEIGSRVAVELIRMDFSP